The sequence below is a genomic window from Acetivibrio clariflavus DSM 19732.
AGCTAAGAACAGTTCCCTTGCCGGTGCCCGACGGTCCTGACACAACAACTAATAGTCCCTCACGGAACATTACAGTTCCCCCTATTCTTCTATTATATCCTCTTCTTCTACGGAAACATCAGTATCCTTACTGTTCAATCTATGGGCAACCGTCTCAGGTTGAACCGCAGACAATATAATGTGATCGCTGTCTGTAATTATTACAGCTCTGGTTCTTCTTCCATATGTGGCATCAACAAGCATTCCGCGTTCTCTTGCTTCCTGAATAATTCTTTTTATTGGTGCTGACTCAGGACTGACAATAGCAACTAATCTGTTGGCCGATACAATATTTCCAAAACCTATGTTTATTAACTTCATTGATTATTCCTCCTAA
It includes:
- the remA gene encoding extracellular matrix/biofilm regulator RemA, whose amino-acid sequence is MKLINIGFGNIVSANRLVAIVSPESAPIKRIIQEARERGMLVDATYGRRTRAVIITDSDHIILSAVQPETVAHRLNSKDTDVSVEEEDIIEE